The following proteins are co-located in the Tiliqua scincoides isolate rTilSci1 chromosome 8, rTilSci1.hap2, whole genome shotgun sequence genome:
- the UNC45A gene encoding protein unc-45 homolog A isoform X1: protein MEEAAATVPELRLEGNRLFQEGRYEEALEAYTRALRLCPPEPRPCPERALLLRNRAAAHLKREDYAQAELDASKAIQADGCDVKSLFRRSQALQKLGRLDQALRDLQRCVSLEPKNRAFQEALRSLGSSLQEQMSAMSCTDSKVEQMLRLLLDPEERDLDKKQKAAQNLIVLAREEPGAEKIFQSDGVRLLLQLLDMGRLDTMLAALRTLTGLCQGHRSRTMAILAELGPQRLCTALEVEDEQVSLVTYSLLQVMFDSLKEGLQRDVHGKDSALVLEGSKELKWLLKQLLEALTRDSISSYGRDSILNLLISVVPRKSLQAPNNSLTVWVIDQGLQKILEVGGTVRHSPGGLRVTEDTHMSAAVLLSKLYKDLKCDAERENFCRLCEDYVRSWFEGHDVAGKLRAIQMASCLLQGPSEAGNRVLELSGIMESILALCASSREADQLVAVEALIHAADKAKRATFITTNGASLLKEIYKHSERDTIRIRALVGLCKLGSAGGTDFSMKQFAEGSTLKLAKQCRKWLCNDALEAGTRYWAVEGLAFLTLDADVKEELVEDKVALQALFQLARSENRSVLFAVASTLVNCTSSYDQEEPDPQLVELAKYAKQRIPEKHPKDRPEFVHRRVRKLLAAGVVSALSCMVKREDPSLSPACRELISRVFLAVVEDPEDRGAVVAHGGGKALIPLALEGTETGQTKAAQALAKITITTAPEMAFPGERIYEVVRPLVSLLHVNRPALQNFEGLMALTNLAGTSEQLRQKIIKEKAVPMIEGYLFEEHEMIRLAATECMCNLVLSPEVAELFLVEGSDRLKLLVLYSGEEEERLRQAASGALAVLTSLLPQICIRIPQVTVHWLEILQALLLSSSSELQHRGAVVVRNMVAADKEVAAKLMESETLEILAILASAEDKPSVRSVAKECLAQAVTYGLIKPRPNGAE from the exons ATGGAGGAAGCGGCGGCGACG GTCCCGGAGCTGCGCCTGGAGGGCAACCGGCTGTTCCAGGAGGGGCGCTACGAGGAGGCGCTGGAGGCCTACACGCGCGCCCTGCGCCTCTGCCCGCCCGAGCCGCGGCCCTGCCCCGAGAGGGCCCTGCTGCTGCGCAACCGTGCCGCCGCGCACCTCAAGCGC GAGGACTATGCCCAGGCGGAGCTGGACGCCTCCAAAG CGATCCAGGCGGACGGGTGTGACGTGAAGAGCCTCTTCCGCCGCAGCCAGGCCCTGCAGAAGCTGGGCCGCCTCGACCAGGCCCTGCGGGACCTGCAGCGCTGTGTGAGCCTGGAGCCAAAGAACAGGGCCTTCCAGGAGGCGCTGCGCAGCCTAGGCAGCAGCTTGCAGGAGCAG ATGAGCGCCATGTCCTGCACAGACTCCAAAGTGGAGCAGATGCTTCGGCTGCTGCTGGACCCTGAGGAGAGGGATCTGGACAAGAAGCAGAAG GCTGCTCAGAACTTGATAGTTTTGGCCCGAGAGGAACCTGGTGCAGAGAAGATTTTCCAGAGCGATGGGGTGCGCctgttgttgcagctgctggaCATGGGTCGGTTGGACACAATGTTGGCGGCACTGCGGACTCTCACTGGCCTTTGCCAAGGGCATCGTTCTAGG acGATGGCGATTTTGGCTGAGCTGGGGCCTCAGCGTCTCTGTACTGCACTCGAGGTGGAGGATGAGCAGGTCTCCCTGGTGACCTACAGTTTGCTGCAGGTCATGTTTGACTCCCTCAAGGAGGGACTACAGAGAGATGTGCATGGCAAAGACAGTGCTCTGGTATTGG AGGGCTCCAAAGAGCTGAAGTGGCTGCTCAAGCAGTTGCTAGAGGCCCTGACGCGGGACAGCATCTCCTCCTATGGCAGGGACAGCATCCTCAACTTGCTGATCAGCGTGGTGCCCCGCAAGTCGCTGCAGGCTCCCAACAACTCCCTGACTGTCTGGGTCATTGATCAAG GGCTCCAGaagattttggaggtggggggcacAGTGCGCCACAGTCCTGGGGGCCTGCGTGTGACCGAGGACACTCACATGAGTGCTGCCGTCCTGCTCAGCAAACTCTACAAGGACTTGAAGTGTGACGCCGAACGGGAGAACTTCTGCCGGCTCTGTGAGGACTATGTCAG GAGCTGGTTTGAAGGCCACGATGTGGCTGGGAAACTGCGGGCCATCCAGATGGCGTCGTGCCTCCTTCAGGGCCCCTCAGAGGCGGGAAACCGAGTGCTGGAGCTGAGCGGCATCATGGAGAGTATCCTGGCCTTGTGTGCCTCATCGCGGGAGGCTGACCAGCTGGTGGCTGTGGAGGCCCTGATCCATGCGGCTGACAAGGCCAAGCGGGCCACCTTCATCACCACCAATGGTGCCTCGCTGCTCAAGGAGATCTACAAGCACAGTGAGCGTGACACCATCCGTATTCGGGCCCTTGTG GGCCTTTGCAAGCTAGGCTCAGCAGGGGGCACGGACTTCAGCATGAAGCAGTTTGCCGAAGGCTCCACCCTGAAGCTGGCCAAGCAGTGCCGCAA GTGGCTGTGCAATGATGCTCTTGAAGCAGGCACGCGGTACTGGGCTGTGGAGGGCCTGGCATTCCTCACTCTGGACGCAGATGTCAAGGAAGAGCTCGTGGAGGACAAGGTGGCCCTTCAGGCTCTCTTCCAGCTGGCAAGG TCAGAGAACCGGAGCGTGCTGTTTGCGGTGGCCTCCACGCTGGTCAACTGCACCAGCAGCTATGATCAGGAGGAGCCGGATCCCCAGCTGGTGGAGCTGGCCAAATATGCCAAGCAGCGCATTCCTGAGAAGCACCCAAAG GACAGGCCAGAGTTTGTGCACAGGCGTGTGCGGAAGCTGCTGGCGGCTGGTGTGGTGTCGGCGCTCAGCTGCATGGTCAAGCGGGAGGACCCGTCACTGAGTCCTGCCTGTCGAGAGCTGATATCTAG GGTTTTCTTGGCTGTCGTGGAAGACCCTGAGGACAGAGGTGCTGTTGTAGCACATGGAGGAGGAAAG GCCCTGATCCCGTTGGCCCTGGAGGGCACAGAAACTGGACAGACCAAGGCAGCACAGGCTCTGGCCAAGATCACCATCACAACTGCCCCGGAGATGGCCTTCCCAGGCGAGCGG ATTTACGAGGTGGTCCGGCCCCTGGTAAGCCTGCTGCATGTCAACCGCCCTGCCCTGCAGAACTTCGAGGGGCTCATGGCTCTAACCAACCTGGCAGGGACCAGTGAACAGCTCAG ACAGAAGATTATCAAGGAGAAGGCGGTACCCATGATCGAGGGCTACTTGTTCGAGGAGCACGAGATGATCCGCCTGGCTGCTACAGAGTGCATGTGCAACTTGGTCTTAAGCCCTGAG GTGGCAGAGCTCTTTCTAGTGGAAGGCAGCGATCGGCTCAAGCTGCTGGTGCTGTACAGTGGTGAGGAAGAGGAGCGGCTGCGGCAGGCGGCTTCTGGGGCACTAGCTGTGCTGACCTCACTTCTCCCCCAGATCTGCATCCGCATCCCTCAGGTG ACAGTGCACTGGTTGGAGATCCTACAGGCTCTACTGCTCAGTTCTAGCTCGGAGCTGCAGCATCGTGGGGCAGTGGTAGTGAGGAACATGGTGGCAGCTGACAAGGAGGTGGCAGCGAAGCTGATGGAGAGCGAGACGCTGGAGATCTTGGCCATCTTAGCCAGTGCGGAGGACAAACCTAGCGTGCGGTCTGTGGCCAAGGAGTGTCTGGCTCAGGCCgtgacctatggcctgatcaaacCGAGGCCCAATGGAGCTGAGTGA
- the UNC45A gene encoding protein unc-45 homolog A isoform X2, which produces MEEAAATVPELRLEGNRLFQEGRYEEALEAYTRALRLCPPEPRPCPERALLLRNRAAAHLKREDYAQAELDASKAIQADGCDVKSLFRRSQALQKLGRLDQALRDLQRCVSLEPKNRAFQEALRSLGSSLQEQMSAMSCTDSKVEQMLRLLLDPEERDLDKKQKAAQNLIVLAREEPGAEKIFQSDGVRLLLQLLDMGRLDTMLAALRTLTGLCQGHRSRTMAILAELGPQRLCTALEVEDEQVSLVTYSLLQVMFDSLKEGLQRDVHGKDSALVLEGSKELKWLLKQLLEALTRDSISSYGRDSILNLLISVVPRKSLQAPNNSLTVWVIDQGLQKILEVGGTVRHSPGGLRVTEDTHMSAAVLLSKLYKDLKCDAERENFCRLCEDYVRSWFEGHDVAGKLRAIQMASCLLQGPSEAGNRVLELSGIMESILALCASSREADQLVAVEALIHAADKAKRATFITTNGASLLKEIYKHSERDTIRIRALVGLCKLGSAGGTDFSMKQFAEGSTLKLAKQCRKWLCNDALEAGTRYWAVEGLAFLTLDADVKEELVEDKVALQALFQLARDRPEFVHRRVRKLLAAGVVSALSCMVKREDPSLSPACRELISRVFLAVVEDPEDRGAVVAHGGGKALIPLALEGTETGQTKAAQALAKITITTAPEMAFPGERIYEVVRPLVSLLHVNRPALQNFEGLMALTNLAGTSEQLRQKIIKEKAVPMIEGYLFEEHEMIRLAATECMCNLVLSPEVAELFLVEGSDRLKLLVLYSGEEEERLRQAASGALAVLTSLLPQICIRIPQVTVHWLEILQALLLSSSSELQHRGAVVVRNMVAADKEVAAKLMESETLEILAILASAEDKPSVRSVAKECLAQAVTYGLIKPRPNGAE; this is translated from the exons ATGGAGGAAGCGGCGGCGACG GTCCCGGAGCTGCGCCTGGAGGGCAACCGGCTGTTCCAGGAGGGGCGCTACGAGGAGGCGCTGGAGGCCTACACGCGCGCCCTGCGCCTCTGCCCGCCCGAGCCGCGGCCCTGCCCCGAGAGGGCCCTGCTGCTGCGCAACCGTGCCGCCGCGCACCTCAAGCGC GAGGACTATGCCCAGGCGGAGCTGGACGCCTCCAAAG CGATCCAGGCGGACGGGTGTGACGTGAAGAGCCTCTTCCGCCGCAGCCAGGCCCTGCAGAAGCTGGGCCGCCTCGACCAGGCCCTGCGGGACCTGCAGCGCTGTGTGAGCCTGGAGCCAAAGAACAGGGCCTTCCAGGAGGCGCTGCGCAGCCTAGGCAGCAGCTTGCAGGAGCAG ATGAGCGCCATGTCCTGCACAGACTCCAAAGTGGAGCAGATGCTTCGGCTGCTGCTGGACCCTGAGGAGAGGGATCTGGACAAGAAGCAGAAG GCTGCTCAGAACTTGATAGTTTTGGCCCGAGAGGAACCTGGTGCAGAGAAGATTTTCCAGAGCGATGGGGTGCGCctgttgttgcagctgctggaCATGGGTCGGTTGGACACAATGTTGGCGGCACTGCGGACTCTCACTGGCCTTTGCCAAGGGCATCGTTCTAGG acGATGGCGATTTTGGCTGAGCTGGGGCCTCAGCGTCTCTGTACTGCACTCGAGGTGGAGGATGAGCAGGTCTCCCTGGTGACCTACAGTTTGCTGCAGGTCATGTTTGACTCCCTCAAGGAGGGACTACAGAGAGATGTGCATGGCAAAGACAGTGCTCTGGTATTGG AGGGCTCCAAAGAGCTGAAGTGGCTGCTCAAGCAGTTGCTAGAGGCCCTGACGCGGGACAGCATCTCCTCCTATGGCAGGGACAGCATCCTCAACTTGCTGATCAGCGTGGTGCCCCGCAAGTCGCTGCAGGCTCCCAACAACTCCCTGACTGTCTGGGTCATTGATCAAG GGCTCCAGaagattttggaggtggggggcacAGTGCGCCACAGTCCTGGGGGCCTGCGTGTGACCGAGGACACTCACATGAGTGCTGCCGTCCTGCTCAGCAAACTCTACAAGGACTTGAAGTGTGACGCCGAACGGGAGAACTTCTGCCGGCTCTGTGAGGACTATGTCAG GAGCTGGTTTGAAGGCCACGATGTGGCTGGGAAACTGCGGGCCATCCAGATGGCGTCGTGCCTCCTTCAGGGCCCCTCAGAGGCGGGAAACCGAGTGCTGGAGCTGAGCGGCATCATGGAGAGTATCCTGGCCTTGTGTGCCTCATCGCGGGAGGCTGACCAGCTGGTGGCTGTGGAGGCCCTGATCCATGCGGCTGACAAGGCCAAGCGGGCCACCTTCATCACCACCAATGGTGCCTCGCTGCTCAAGGAGATCTACAAGCACAGTGAGCGTGACACCATCCGTATTCGGGCCCTTGTG GGCCTTTGCAAGCTAGGCTCAGCAGGGGGCACGGACTTCAGCATGAAGCAGTTTGCCGAAGGCTCCACCCTGAAGCTGGCCAAGCAGTGCCGCAA GTGGCTGTGCAATGATGCTCTTGAAGCAGGCACGCGGTACTGGGCTGTGGAGGGCCTGGCATTCCTCACTCTGGACGCAGATGTCAAGGAAGAGCTCGTGGAGGACAAGGTGGCCCTTCAGGCTCTCTTCCAGCTGGCAAGG GACAGGCCAGAGTTTGTGCACAGGCGTGTGCGGAAGCTGCTGGCGGCTGGTGTGGTGTCGGCGCTCAGCTGCATGGTCAAGCGGGAGGACCCGTCACTGAGTCCTGCCTGTCGAGAGCTGATATCTAG GGTTTTCTTGGCTGTCGTGGAAGACCCTGAGGACAGAGGTGCTGTTGTAGCACATGGAGGAGGAAAG GCCCTGATCCCGTTGGCCCTGGAGGGCACAGAAACTGGACAGACCAAGGCAGCACAGGCTCTGGCCAAGATCACCATCACAACTGCCCCGGAGATGGCCTTCCCAGGCGAGCGG ATTTACGAGGTGGTCCGGCCCCTGGTAAGCCTGCTGCATGTCAACCGCCCTGCCCTGCAGAACTTCGAGGGGCTCATGGCTCTAACCAACCTGGCAGGGACCAGTGAACAGCTCAG ACAGAAGATTATCAAGGAGAAGGCGGTACCCATGATCGAGGGCTACTTGTTCGAGGAGCACGAGATGATCCGCCTGGCTGCTACAGAGTGCATGTGCAACTTGGTCTTAAGCCCTGAG GTGGCAGAGCTCTTTCTAGTGGAAGGCAGCGATCGGCTCAAGCTGCTGGTGCTGTACAGTGGTGAGGAAGAGGAGCGGCTGCGGCAGGCGGCTTCTGGGGCACTAGCTGTGCTGACCTCACTTCTCCCCCAGATCTGCATCCGCATCCCTCAGGTG ACAGTGCACTGGTTGGAGATCCTACAGGCTCTACTGCTCAGTTCTAGCTCGGAGCTGCAGCATCGTGGGGCAGTGGTAGTGAGGAACATGGTGGCAGCTGACAAGGAGGTGGCAGCGAAGCTGATGGAGAGCGAGACGCTGGAGATCTTGGCCATCTTAGCCAGTGCGGAGGACAAACCTAGCGTGCGGTCTGTGGCCAAGGAGTGTCTGGCTCAGGCCgtgacctatggcctgatcaaacCGAGGCCCAATGGAGCTGAGTGA